A stretch of the Nerophis ophidion isolate RoL-2023_Sa linkage group LG27, RoL_Noph_v1.0, whole genome shotgun sequence genome encodes the following:
- the bco1l gene encoding beta,beta-carotene 15,15'-dioxygenase, giving the protein MQRIFTENGKETPEQVRAQVTGGVPSWLQGTLLRNGPGVFSVGDSRYNHWFDGMSLLHSFTFKDGEVWYRSKFLKSQTYKRNLQADRIVVSEFGTMVYPDPCKNIFSRALTHLSNIVPDFTDNNLINIVRYGRDYYASSEINYMNQIDPLTLETVGRVNYRKHIALNLATAHPHYEHDGTTYNMGTAIVGLGPPKYVIFKVPADASGSAEKTAALQKVQQVASLPFRSTLFPSYFHSFGMTENFFVFVEQPFKLDLVKLATAYFRGVSWGKCLKFDKDDFTWFHLINRRTGKRLSTQFYGDALVVFHHINAYEDQGHVLFDLVTYKDSHLYDMFYMDNLRKDARSFLESNASSSPPTCQRFILPLDLNKDTPKGVNLVTLANTTAKAIMKDDGAIYCEPDVLFEGLELPNINYKFNAKKYRYFYGSRVDWSPQPNKIVKFDTLTRTQVEWQLDRCYPSEPVFVAAPGAVDEDDGVILSSVLSLDSNISPFMLVLNAKTFQELARAAIPVSVHLDLHGLFIPTGN; this is encoded by the exons ATGCAAAGAATCTTCACTGAGAACGGGAAGGAAACACCTGAGCAGGTGAGAGCTCAGGTGACAG GTGGTGTGCCGTCATGGTTGCAGGGCACGCTGCTGAGGAACGGACCAGGTGTGTTTTCTGTGGGAGACTCTCGATACAACCACTGGTTTGATGGCATGTCGCTCCTACACAGCTTTACCTTCAAGGACG GTGAGGTGTGGTACAGAAGTAAGTTCCTGAAGAGCCAAACGTACAAAAGAAACCTGCAGGCTGACAGGATTGTGGTGTCGGAGTTTGGGACCATGGTCTACCCTGACCCCTGCAAGAACATCTTCTCCAG AGCCCTGACACACCTCAGCAACATAGTTCCCGACTTCACGGACAACAACCTGATCAACATCGTCCGCTACGGTCGGGACTATTACGCCTCGTCTGAGATCAACTACATGAATCAGATCGATCCTCTAACTTTGGAAACCGTTGGCAGG GTGAACTACAGGAAGCACATCGCTCTGAACCTGGCCACGGCACACCCCCACTACGAGCACGATGGCACTACCTACAACATGGGCACCGCCATCGTAGGCCTGGGCCCACCCAAGTATGTCATCTTTAAAGTCCCAGCTGATGCTTCAG GTAGTGCCGAGAAAACAGCAGCCCTTCAGAAGGTGCAGCAGGTGGCCTCACTACCTTTTCGCTCCACCTTGTTCCCAAGCTACTTCCACAGCTTTGGCATGACGGAGAACTTCTTCGTGTTCGTGGAGCAGCCTTTCAAACTGGACCTGGTCAAACTGGCCACCGCCTACTTTCGTGGAGTGAGCTGGGGAAAGTGTCTAAAGTTTGACAAGGATGACTTT ACCTGGTTTCACCTGATCAACCGCAGGACGGGCAAGAGACTTTCCACTCAGTTCTACGGCGACGCCCTGGTTGTGTTCCATCACATTAATGCCTACGAGGACCAGGGCCACGTGCTCTTTGACCTCGTCACCTACAAGGACAGTCATCTCTACGACATGTTCTACATGGACAACTTGAGAAAGGATGCCAGGAGCTTCCTGGAGTCCAATGCCAGCTCCTCGCCGCCCACCTGCCAGAGGTTCATCCTCCCACTGGACCTCAATAAG GATACTCCAAAAGGAGTCAACTTGGTGACTCTGGCCAACACGACTGCCAAAGCGATCATGAAGGATGACGGTGCAATTTATTGTGAGCCGGATGTTCTATTCGAAG GTCTGGAGCTTCCCAACATTAACTACAAGTTCAATGCAAAGAAGTACAGGTACTTCTATGGCTCCAGAGTGGACTGGTCACCGCAGCCCAACAAG ATCGTCAAGTTTGACACTCTGACCAGAACACAGGTAGAGTGGCAACTGGACAGGTGCTACCCGTCAGAACCCGTATTTGTGGCGGCACCCGGAGCGGTGGACGAAGATGACG GTGTGATCTTGTCATCTGTCCTCTCTCTGGATTCCAACATCTCACCATTCATGCTGGTGCTCAACGCCAAGACCTTTCAGGAGCTTGCACGGGCCGCCATCCCTGTCAGCGTTCACCTGGACCTGCACGGACTATTCATCCCAACCGGCAACTAA